One genomic segment of Aliarcobacter cibarius includes these proteins:
- a CDS encoding ankyrin repeat domain-containing protein — protein MLNNLLTKNKSFTKEDLIEELINPNNNLEKLDLIYNSLKIDLNSLEIDEEPILHICCKKDIFESVSWLLSKKVDISKQNIYKETAGFYAIYSRNSSILQLLVDYGLNINHLNVSNRSILQEALNSANGSVIRYLLQATTLFSNIDIHGNNLLFDAVLNPNNNTLQHLASLKQIDINHVNKAGNTILHLRNVLENNDLAQFLISLGADPTIPNSKGESLLFYLVQKGESSIRLIKFISSMKFNFNLKNSLNRTILMEAISAYMQISPKNKEKRVGQYKLILEIMNLNIDIDITDSKGETAFFYALRSNDKDLILEFFRNFRIDVNKDNNEGISPFLHLVLTGINNKELIKPFIDKGANPNLKNSHKKNVVEILIDIILHIENNQKLDDIYRKNIQLNGQYRTILEIIFRYYSIDVNSLNYKNEPLFFSAILNFNFKLFAILKTRTINLNKKDKLGNNIIFRLVEQNNRDLIKDKKLYLNTIRTLVNAGININEKNSDGLTILHVAITQKCEDTIKLIFSLQADFFATDNNGRNIMHLIVLNNASKYFNFIHNINKGIVEIADYYGVKPINYAAFMGKYELALAMINENISIKNDEKKHPNILKFLQKYHLNLLSLPQKANNELDRKKIEALVSNMKKEFKIAQ, from the coding sequence ATGTTAAATAATTTACTAACAAAAAATAAGAGCTTTACAAAAGAAGATTTAATAGAGGAGTTAATAAATCCTAATAACAATCTAGAAAAATTAGACTTAATTTATAACTCTTTAAAAATTGATTTAAACTCTTTAGAAATTGATGAAGAACCAATTTTACATATTTGCTGTAAAAAAGATATTTTTGAATCTGTATCTTGGTTACTTAGTAAAAAAGTGGATATATCAAAACAAAATATTTATAAAGAAACAGCTGGTTTTTATGCAATATATTCAAGGAATAGTTCAATATTACAACTTTTAGTAGATTATGGTTTAAATATTAATCACTTGAATGTTTCAAATAGATCAATTTTACAAGAGGCTTTAAATAGTGCAAATGGTTCTGTAATTAGATATCTTTTACAAGCTACAACTCTTTTTAGCAATATTGATATTCATGGGAATAATCTTCTTTTTGATGCTGTTTTAAATCCAAATAATAATACTCTACAACATTTAGCATCACTTAAGCAAATAGATATAAACCATGTAAATAAAGCTGGAAATACTATTTTACATCTTAGAAATGTGCTTGAAAATAATGACTTAGCTCAGTTTTTAATAAGTCTAGGAGCAGATCCTACTATTCCCAATTCAAAAGGGGAAAGTTTACTATTTTATCTTGTACAAAAAGGTGAAAGTAGTATTAGACTAATTAAATTTATATCTAGTATGAAATTCAACTTTAATTTAAAAAATAGTTTAAATAGAACTATTTTAATGGAAGCAATATCAGCTTATATGCAAATTTCTCCAAAAAATAAAGAGAAAAGAGTTGGTCAATATAAATTGATTTTAGAAATTATGAATCTAAACATTGATATAGATATAACTGATTCAAAGGGAGAAACAGCATTTTTCTATGCACTAAGAAGTAATGATAAAGATTTAATTTTAGAGTTTTTCAGAAACTTTAGAATAGATGTTAATAAAGACAATAATGAAGGAATTTCTCCTTTTTTACATCTTGTTTTAACTGGAATAAACAATAAAGAACTTATAAAACCATTTATTGACAAAGGTGCAAATCCTAATTTAAAGAATTCTCATAAAAAAAATGTAGTAGAAATATTAATTGATATTATTTTACACATTGAAAACAATCAAAAACTAGATGATATTTACAGAAAAAATATTCAATTAAATGGACAGTACAGAACTATATTAGAAATAATTTTTAGATATTACAGCATTGATGTTAACTCTTTAAATTACAAAAATGAACCTCTATTCTTTAGTGCAATTTTAAATTTCAATTTCAAATTATTTGCAATTTTAAAAACAAGAACTATAAATTTAAACAAAAAAGATAAATTGGGAAATAATATAATTTTCAGACTTGTTGAACAAAATAATAGAGATTTGATAAAAGATAAAAAATTGTATTTAAATACAATTAGAACTTTAGTGAATGCTGGAATTAATATAAATGAAAAAAACAGTGATGGTCTTACAATTTTACATGTAGCAATTACACAAAAATGTGAAGATACTATAAAACTAATATTTAGTCTTCAAGCTGATTTTTTTGCAACAGATAATAATGGAAGAAATATTATGCATCTTATAGTTTTAAACAATGCCTCAAAATATTTTAATTTTATACATAATATAAATAAAGGAATAGTTGAAATTGCTGATTATTATGGTGTTAAACCTATAAATTATGCTGCATTTATGGGAAAATATGAACTTGCTCTAGCAATGATAAATGAAAATATATCAATAAAAAATGATGAAAAGAAGCATCCTAATATTCTTAAATTTTTACAAAAATATCATTTAAATCTACTATCTTTACCACAAAAAGCGAACAATGAACTAGATAGAAAAAAAATTGAAGCTTTGGTATCAAATATGAAAAAAGAGTTCAAAATTGCACAGTAA
- a CDS encoding P-II family nitrogen regulator, giving the protein MKKIEAVIKPFKLEEVKEALANVGVAGMTVSEVKGYGRQQGHSELYRGAEYVVDFLPKIKIELIVVDEDVDKIVAVIIEAAKTGKIGDGKIFVSSIEKVIRIRTEEQDEDAI; this is encoded by the coding sequence TTGAAAAAAATTGAAGCAGTAATTAAACCCTTTAAACTTGAAGAGGTGAAAGAAGCGCTAGCTAATGTAGGCGTAGCAGGTATGACTGTATCTGAGGTAAAAGGTTATGGTAGACAACAAGGACATAGTGAGCTTTATAGAGGAGCTGAATATGTGGTTGATTTTTTACCAAAGATAAAAATAGAACTAATCGTTGTAGATGAAGATGTTGATAAAATAGTAGCAGTTATTATTGAAGCAGCAAAAACTGGTAAAATTGGAGATGGTAAAATTTTTGTTTCTTCTATTGAAAAAGTAATAAGAATTAGAACAGAAGAACAAGATGAGGATGCGATATGA
- the rimO gene encoding 30S ribosomal protein S12 methylthiotransferase RimO — MKFSEEKPKKKLHMVSLGCTKNLVDSEVMLGKLKDYELTDNESEADLIIVNTCGFIDSAKEESINTTLNLHNERKKDSVLVMAGCLSERYKDDLQKELTEIDIFTGVGDYDKIDKLVHEKRSSFSNEVFLASEENDRVITGSNYHAYVKLSEGCNQSCSFCAIPSFKGKLHSRTLESLVKEVTNLVKKGYKDFSFVSQDSSSYLRDLGHNDGLEQLIDAVEKIDGVQTARILYLYPSTTTHNLIDKITDSKVFVNYFDMPLQHISQNMLKIMKRGKGAEKLRELMQYMKSKPNSFVRTTFIAGHPGESEDDFEELCKFVEEFGFDRANVFSYSDEEGTAAETRNDKIEQEIIDERAEILGDIISQTTIKSLEDDIGKTFEVYIDGESDEHEYLLSARKIIWAPEIDGEIYINDNELEEQIIFGDKYLVTATELAGDKLLAKIIKKV; from the coding sequence ATGAAATTTAGTGAAGAGAAACCAAAGAAAAAATTACATATGGTAAGCCTTGGTTGTACAAAAAATTTAGTTGACAGTGAAGTAATGCTTGGAAAACTAAAAGATTATGAATTAACAGATAATGAAAGTGAAGCAGATTTAATTATAGTAAATACTTGTGGTTTTATAGATAGTGCAAAAGAAGAAAGTATAAATACAACTTTAAATCTACACAATGAAAGAAAAAAAGATTCTGTTTTAGTTATGGCAGGATGTTTAAGTGAAAGATACAAAGATGATTTACAAAAAGAGTTAACAGAAATTGATATTTTTACAGGTGTTGGAGATTATGACAAAATTGACAAGTTAGTTCACGAGAAAAGAAGTAGTTTTTCAAATGAAGTATTCTTAGCAAGTGAAGAAAATGATAGAGTAATTACTGGTTCAAACTATCATGCTTATGTAAAATTAAGTGAAGGATGTAATCAAAGTTGTTCATTTTGTGCTATTCCATCATTTAAAGGGAAACTTCATTCAAGAACACTTGAATCACTTGTAAAAGAGGTTACAAACCTAGTAAAAAAAGGATATAAAGATTTTTCTTTTGTATCTCAAGATTCATCATCTTATTTAAGAGATCTGGGGCATAATGATGGATTAGAACAACTAATTGACGCAGTTGAAAAAATAGATGGTGTACAAACAGCTAGAATTTTATATCTATATCCAAGTACAACAACTCACAATTTAATAGACAAGATTACTGATTCAAAAGTTTTTGTAAACTACTTTGATATGCCTTTACAACACATAAGCCAAAATATGCTCAAAATTATGAAAAGAGGTAAAGGTGCTGAGAAATTAAGAGAATTAATGCAATATATGAAATCTAAACCAAACTCATTTGTAAGAACTACATTTATTGCAGGACACCCTGGAGAAAGTGAAGATGATTTTGAAGAACTATGTAAATTTGTAGAAGAATTTGGTTTTGATAGAGCAAATGTATTCTCTTATTCAGATGAGGAAGGAACAGCCGCTGAAACAAGAAATGATAAAATAGAACAAGAAATCATAGATGAGAGAGCAGAAATTTTAGGTGATATAATTTCTCAAACAACTATTAAATCTTTAGAAGATGATATTGGTAAAACTTTTGAAGTTTATATTGATGGAGAAAGTGATGAGCATGAATATCTTTTAAGTGCTAGAAAAATAATCTGGGCTCCAGAGATTGATGGAGAGATTTATATAAATGACAATGAACTAGAAGAACAAATTATTTTTGGAGATAAATATCTAGTAACTGCAACTGAACTTGCTGGTGATAAACTACTAGCTAAAATTATAAAAAAAGTATGA
- a CDS encoding IS4 family transposase: MRLDNFIQTAMNNVLKNPVLSVLRDINFSSILKQSNFIKRDIGKSPYLIILHFLYMFIINKRISTFMKQSSDSYKKDVYYRLLKNSKYNWRKLLLLSSVKLISKLHILQKATDTRVLIIDDTVEIKRGKFIEGSCRNLWNNKEHRTVKGLNIVSLNYSDSHTDMMLDFSINYNKNQIVNVNENYFHHKSNAYKRRVEGNNSKNNLALQMVNRVLKSGIYADYLLVDSWYAKPNFIYEIKEKGLDVIARLSKSNRIWQFTGKYNTLERLYTRVKSHKSSKLGNYNSIKYSYVSTTTTHKTLGRIKIVFIKTKDNLIPIVSTNINLSDIEIINTYKKRWNIEQGYKDLREYFQFGKEENRIYEALIARITLSFLAYNLTSYINRINNEPQTLGELFRNLECQLETLAISMELFIKILEQLVQAQEIVKRNKDLEQIILMLRVYTKKQLGFICES, encoded by the coding sequence ATGAGACTTGATAATTTTATCCAAACTGCTATGAACAACGTATTAAAAAATCCAGTATTATCTGTTTTAAGAGATATAAATTTTAGTTCAATTTTAAAACAGAGTAATTTTATAAAAAGAGATATTGGAAAATCACCATACTTAATAATTTTACATTTTTTATATATGTTTATCATTAATAAAAGAATCTCTACATTTATGAAACAAAGCTCTGATAGCTATAAAAAGGATGTATATTATAGACTTTTGAAAAACAGTAAATATAATTGGAGAAAACTATTACTATTAAGTTCTGTAAAATTAATCTCAAAACTTCATATACTTCAAAAGGCTACTGATACTAGAGTATTAATTATTGATGACACAGTTGAAATTAAAAGAGGAAAATTTATAGAAGGAAGCTGTAGAAATCTTTGGAATAATAAGGAACATAGAACTGTAAAAGGTTTGAATATTGTATCACTAAATTATAGTGATTCCCATACTGATATGATGTTAGATTTTTCTATTAACTACAACAAAAATCAAATTGTAAATGTTAATGAAAACTATTTTCATCATAAAAGTAATGCTTATAAACGAAGAGTTGAAGGTAATAATAGTAAAAATAATTTAGCTCTTCAAATGGTAAATAGAGTATTAAAATCTGGAATATATGCAGATTATTTACTTGTTGATAGTTGGTATGCCAAACCAAATTTTATTTATGAAATAAAAGAAAAAGGTCTTGATGTAATTGCAAGATTATCAAAATCAAATAGAATTTGGCAATTTACAGGAAAATATAATACGCTTGAAAGACTGTACACTCGAGTAAAAAGTCATAAATCTTCTAAACTAGGTAACTACAATTCTATAAAATACAGCTATGTATCAACTACAACTACACATAAAACACTTGGTAGAATTAAAATAGTTTTTATAAAAACAAAAGATAATCTTATTCCAATTGTTTCAACAAATATAAATTTATCAGATATTGAAATTATTAATACCTATAAAAAAAGATGGAACATAGAACAAGGATATAAAGATTTGCGAGAGTATTTCCAATTTGGTAAAGAAGAAAATAGAATTTACGAAGCACTCATTGCTAGGATTACTCTATCTTTCCTTGCTTATAACCTTACAAGCTATATCAATCGTATCAATAATGAACCACAAACATTAGGAGAACTTTTCAGAAATTTAGAGTGTCAGCTTGAAACCCTTGCAATTTCGATGGAACTATTTATAAAAATATTAGAACAACTAGTTCAAGCCCAAGAAATTGTCAAGAGAAATAAAGATTTGGAACAGATTATCCTAATGCTCAGGGTTTACACTAAAAAACAGTTAGGTTTTATCTGCGAAAGTTGA
- the tilS gene encoding tRNA lysidine(34) synthetase TilS, which produces MNLDFSKITNTKNILAFSAGVDSSALFFLLLNAKIPFDIVIVNYNVRDQSKDEVQYAKDLAKKYNKQIFIKNVVLQSSSNFEKTARDIRYSFFEDIIEKESYDILITAHQLNDLFEWFLMQLSKGSGLVELLGMQAFEKKEKYTIFRPLLSVTKEELEDFLKQNSIKYFIDSSNTDEKYKRNYFRKKFSNQFLSEFANGVKNSFAYLNDDLKSLNIKFEPLFEKFELEVFENLNDDNLNIRIIDKSLKKRGILLSQKERTEILFQKHITVSHKVNISISENFIYIAPKTDVVLEKDFKEFCRIKKIPQNIRGYIFSKNISLDFIK; this is translated from the coding sequence ATGAATTTAGATTTTTCTAAGATAACTAATACAAAAAACATATTAGCATTTTCAGCAGGAGTTGATTCATCAGCACTCTTCTTCCTGCTTTTAAATGCAAAAATTCCTTTTGATATCGTAATTGTAAATTATAATGTAAGAGATCAATCAAAAGATGAAGTCCAATATGCAAAAGATTTAGCAAAAAAATATAATAAACAAATTTTTATAAAAAATGTTGTTTTACAATCATCTTCAAATTTTGAAAAAACTGCAAGAGATATAAGATATTCATTTTTTGAAGATATTATTGAAAAAGAATCTTATGATATTTTAATAACTGCACATCAGCTAAATGATCTTTTTGAATGGTTTTTAATGCAACTATCAAAAGGTTCTGGTTTAGTTGAACTTTTAGGAATGCAAGCCTTTGAAAAAAAAGAAAAGTACACAATTTTTAGACCTCTTTTAAGTGTTACAAAAGAGGAGTTAGAAGATTTTTTAAAACAAAATTCTATTAAATATTTTATTGACAGCTCAAATACAGATGAAAAATATAAAAGAAACTATTTTAGAAAAAAATTCTCAAATCAATTTTTAAGTGAATTTGCAAATGGCGTAAAAAATAGTTTTGCATATTTAAATGATGATTTAAAATCTTTAAATATAAAATTTGAACCATTATTTGAAAAATTCGAACTTGAAGTTTTTGAAAATTTAAATGATGATAATTTAAATATTAGAATTATAGATAAATCTTTGAAAAAAAGAGGAATTCTTCTAAGTCAAAAAGAAAGAACTGAAATTTTATTTCAAAAACATATAACAGTTTCCCATAAAGTAAATATTAGTATTTCAGAAAATTTTATCTATATAGCTCCAAAAACAGATGTTGTTTTAGAAAAAGATTTCAAAGAGTTTTGCAGGATAAAAAAAATCCCACAAAATATAAGAGGATATATTTTTTCTAAAAATATATCTCTTGATTTTATAAAATAG
- the pyrC gene encoding dihydroorotase yields MIKVFEINKPLDMHLHLRDNDMLQLVGPLTSNTFSGALVMPNLVPPVTTKEALLSYKQRILEACKEDDFTPYMTLFFQNNYSFEFLNDIKDEIIGIKLYPAGITTNSETGVSSMDIEVLRPTLENMSKLGIPLCIHGETNGFVMDREKEFMPIYESIAKAFPNLKIIMEHITTKDAVELLDKYSNLYATVTLHHLLITLDDVAGGMLDPHLFCKPIAKRPEDRTALLNAALKSHPKLMFGSDSAPHPKHRKECCGCAAGVFTSPIALQVLVELFEKHNALENLNSFVSGNAQKIYGLNLKDKIVRLVKKDFTVPAIYEYKNEKVVPMYAGQTLSWSIDSIL; encoded by the coding sequence ATGATTAAAGTATTTGAGATAAATAAACCACTAGATATGCATTTACATTTAAGAGATAATGATATGCTACAACTAGTTGGTCCTCTTACATCAAATACTTTTAGTGGTGCTTTAGTAATGCCAAATTTAGTTCCTCCAGTTACAACAAAAGAGGCTCTATTATCATATAAACAAAGAATTTTAGAGGCTTGTAAAGAGGATGATTTTACTCCATATATGACTTTGTTTTTCCAAAATAATTATAGTTTTGAATTTTTAAATGATATAAAAGATGAAATTATAGGAATAAAACTATATCCAGCAGGAATTACTACAAACTCTGAAACAGGAGTTTCTTCTATGGATATCGAAGTTTTAAGACCTACTTTAGAAAATATGAGTAAGTTAGGCATTCCTCTTTGCATTCATGGTGAAACAAATGGTTTTGTTATGGATAGAGAAAAAGAGTTTATGCCAATTTATGAAAGTATTGCAAAAGCTTTTCCTAATTTAAAAATAATAATGGAACATATCACAACAAAAGATGCAGTCGAACTATTAGACAAGTATTCTAATCTTTATGCGACAGTTACTTTACACCATTTACTAATAACTTTAGATGATGTTGCAGGAGGAATGTTAGATCCTCATTTATTCTGTAAACCAATAGCAAAAAGACCAGAAGATAGAACAGCACTTTTAAATGCCGCTTTAAAATCTCATCCAAAACTTATGTTTGGAAGTGATAGCGCTCCTCATCCAAAACATAGAAAAGAGTGTTGTGGTTGTGCAGCAGGAGTATTTACATCTCCTATAGCTCTTCAAGTTTTAGTTGAATTATTTGAAAAACATAACGCATTAGAAAATTTAAATAGTTTTGTATCAGGTAATGCACAAAAAATTTATGGATTAAACCTAAAAGATAAAATTGTAAGATTAGTGAAAAAAGATTTTACAGTTCCAGCTATTTATGAATATAAAAATGAAAAAGTTGTTCCTATGTATGCAGGACAAACTTTGTCTTGGAGTATAGACTCTATTTTATAA
- a CDS encoding META domain-containing protein, producing MSKKYNIVFLIFTMFLAFNLSSCSSTKDVQKLSYDQSLKDTKWQLESLNEKAIKKIERVASINFDKENKVYGNLGCNNFFGKFESKNDLLKISQIGSTMMMCQDMSIESLYSKILENVKKYKVEKGILIFFDKDNKEIAKFKRV from the coding sequence ATGTCAAAGAAGTACAATATCGTTTTTTTGATTTTTACAATGTTTTTAGCTTTTAATTTGAGTTCTTGTAGTTCAACAAAAGATGTTCAAAAATTATCTTATGATCAATCTTTGAAAGATACAAAATGGCAATTAGAAAGTTTAAATGAAAAAGCTATAAAAAAAATTGAAAGAGTAGCAAGTATAAATTTCGATAAAGAAAATAAAGTTTATGGTAATTTAGGATGCAATAATTTTTTTGGTAAATTTGAGTCTAAGAATGATTTATTAAAAATATCTCAAATTGGAAGTACTATGATGATGTGTCAAGATATGAGTATAGAGAGTTTATATTCTAAAATTTTAGAAAATGTAAAAAAATATAAAGTAGAAAAAGGGATTTTAATATTTTTTGATAAGGACAACAAAGAGATAGCAAAATTTAAAAGAGTATAA
- a CDS encoding ammonium transporter, whose translation MDSMPYIIDTLYALFAMTLVIFMVPGFAMLEAGIVRTKNVTAVLTINILIYAIASLAFLLFGYSLAFGDFGSDTMSKYATFLFQMAFVGKAINIISGGVSERAKVIPLTVFTVIMASFLYPLVVNITWGVNFLEGTFLELSMYDLAGSTVIHSTGGWALLAAVLIIGARHGRYTPEGGIRVFPASNVPLVTLGAFLLWIGWFGFNGGSVGSIASKENADLVALTILNTNTAGLSGAIIVAVIMQIMFKKFDITMILNGALGGLVSVTAGANLFDIYTPVLIGAIGGGLVVFSVFMFDRLRIDDPVGALSVHLVCGIWGTIAVGIFASNGQDITFFGQLKGIVVIGVFAFVSSYIVLYIINKVLPLRVKKDQEVQGLDVEECGLEAYPEFKRAFS comes from the coding sequence ATGGATTCAATGCCATATATTATTGACACACTCTACGCACTGTTTGCTATGACATTAGTTATTTTTATGGTTCCTGGTTTTGCTATGTTAGAAGCTGGAATTGTACGAACTAAAAATGTTACCGCTGTATTAACTATTAATATTCTTATTTATGCAATTGCATCATTGGCATTTCTTCTTTTTGGTTATTCTTTAGCTTTCGGAGATTTTGGAAGCGATACTATGAGTAAATATGCAACTTTCTTATTTCAAATGGCTTTTGTTGGTAAGGCTATAAATATTATAAGTGGAGGAGTTAGCGAAAGAGCTAAGGTTATACCACTAACAGTATTTACAGTTATAATGGCCTCTTTTTTATATCCACTTGTTGTAAATATAACTTGGGGAGTAAACTTTTTAGAAGGTACATTTCTAGAACTATCAATGTACGATTTAGCAGGTTCAACTGTTATTCACAGTACTGGAGGATGGGCTTTATTAGCAGCAGTTTTAATAATTGGAGCTAGACATGGAAGATACACTCCTGAAGGAGGAATTAGAGTTTTCCCTGCATCAAACGTTCCTTTAGTAACTCTTGGAGCATTTTTACTATGGATTGGTTGGTTTGGATTTAATGGAGGAAGTGTTGGTTCAATTGCTTCAAAAGAGAATGCTGACTTAGTCGCTCTTACAATATTAAATACAAATACAGCCGGTTTAAGTGGAGCTATAATAGTAGCTGTAATTATGCAGATTATGTTTAAAAAATTTGATATTACTATGATTTTAAATGGAGCTTTAGGTGGTTTAGTTTCAGTTACAGCTGGAGCAAATTTATTTGATATCTATACACCTGTTTTAATAGGTGCAATTGGTGGTGGATTAGTTGTATTTAGTGTTTTTATGTTCGATAGACTAAGAATTGATGATCCTGTTGGAGCACTTTCTGTTCACTTAGTATGTGGAATTTGGGGAACAATAGCTGTAGGTATTTTTGCTTCAAATGGTCAAGATATAACATTCTTTGGACAATTAAAAGGAATTGTGGTTATAGGAGTATTTGCTTTTGTAAGTTCATACATAGTTCTATATATTATAAATAAAGTATTACCTTTAAGAGTTAAAAAAGATCAAGAGGTACAAGGTTTAGATGTTGAAGAGTGTGGATTAGAAGCTTATCCAGAATTTAAACGAGCATTTTCATAA